The following proteins are encoded in a genomic region of Cricetulus griseus strain 17A/GY chromosome 7, alternate assembly CriGri-PICRH-1.0, whole genome shotgun sequence:
- the LOC100762193 gene encoding forkhead box protein N1 isoform X3, with translation MVSILPPKSDVTLPGATRLEGEPQGDLMQAPGLPGSPAPQSKHVNFSCSSFVPDGPPERAPSLPPHSPSIASPGPEQIQGHCTAGPGPGSFCPSPSDKYPGFGFEEGTAGSPGRFLKSNHMPFHPYKRHFHEDIFPEAQTAMALDGHSFKTPGALEAFEEIPVDVGDAEVFLPGFPAEAWCNGLPYPSQEHSQVLQRSEVKVKPPALDSGPSGPGMYCYQPPLQHMYCSSQPAFHQYSPGGGSYAVPYLGSAHYPYQRITPQASADGHQPLFPKPIYSYSILIFMALKNSKTGSLPVSEIYNFMTEHFPYFKTAPDGWKNSVRHNLSLNKCFEKVENKSGSSSRKGCLWALNPSKIDKMQEELQKWKRKDPVAVRKSMAKPEELDSLIGDKREKLGSPLLGCPPPGLAGPGSIRPLAPSAGLSQPLHPMHPAPGPMPGKNPLQDLLGGHAPSCYGQTYQHLSPSLAPSGHPQPLFPQPDGHLELQAQPGTPQDSPLPAHTPPSHSAKLLAEPSPARTVHDTLLPDGDLGTDLDAINPSLTDFDFQGNLWEQLKDDSLALDPLVLVTSSPTSSSMLPPPPPAHCFPPGPCLSETGNGAGELAPPGDAGSGALGDLHLSTLYSAFVELEPTPSSAAAGPAVYLSPGSKPMALA, from the exons ATGGTGTCGATACTCCCTCCGAAGTCTGACGTCACACTGCCAGGTGCCACCCGACTAGAGGGCGAACCCCAAGGGGACCTCATGCAGGCTCCGGGCCTCCCAGGCTCCCCTGCCCCACAGAGC AAGCATGTCAACTTCAGCTGCTCATCATTTGTGCCTGATGGCCCCCCAGAGAGAGCACCCTCACTGCCCCCCCACAGCCCCAGCATTGCATCTCCAGGCCCGGAGCAAATCCAAGGCCACTGCACAGCTGGACCTGGCCCAGGCTCCTTCTGCCCCTCTCCCTCAGACAAGTATCCTGGCTTTGGCTTTGAGGAGGGCACAGCAGGCAGCCCAGGGCGCTTCCTCAAGAGCAACCACATGCCTTTCCACCCCTACAAGAGGCACTTCCATGAGGACATTTTCCCTGAGGCCCAGACGGCCATGGCCCTCGATGGACACTCCTTTAAGACTCCGGGGGCACTGGAAGCCTTCGAGGAGATTCCAGTGGATGTGGGGGATGCCGAGgtcttcctgcctggcttcccGGCAGAGGCTTGGTGCAATGGACTCCCTTACCCCAGCCAGGAACACAGCCAAGTTCTG cagaggtcagaagtaAAGGTCAAGCCCCCAGCACTGGACAGCGGTCCCAGCGGTCCCGGCATGTACTGCTACCAGCCTCCTTTGCAGCATATGTACTGCTCTTCTCAGCCCGCCTTCCACCAG taCTCCCCAGGCGGAGGCAGCTATGCTGTGCCTTACCTGGGCTCCGCTCACTACCCCTATCAGAGGATCACACCCCAGGCCAGTGCGGACGGGCACCAGCCACTCTTCCCCAAGCCCATCTACTCCTACAG CATCCTCATCTTCATGGCCCTTAAGAACAGTAAGACCGGAAGCCTCCCAGTCAGTGAGATCTACAATTTCATGACAGAGCACTTCCCTTATTTCAAG ACTGCGCCTGATGGCTGGAAGAATTCTGTTCGCCATAACCTGTCTCTCAACAAGTGCTTTGAGAAGGTGGAAAATAAGTCGGGGAGTTCCTCTCGAAAGGGCTGTCTGTGGGCCCTCAATCCTTCCAAGATCGACAAGATGCAGGAGGAGCTGCAGAAGTGGAAGAGGAAGGACCCCGTCGCTGTGCGAAAAAGCATGGCCAAACCAG AAGAGCTGGACAGCCTCATTGGAGACAAAAGGGAGAAACTGGGCTCTCCACTGCTGGGATGTCCACCCCCTGGGCTGGCAGGCCCAGGCTCCATCCGGCCCCTGGCACCCTCAGCTGGTCTCTCCCAGCCTCTGCACCCAATGCACCCAGCTCCAGGCCCCATGCCTGGCAAGAATCCCCTGCAGGACTTACTGGGTGGTCATGCACCCTCCTGCTATGGGCAGACCTACCAACACCTTTCTCCCAGCCTGGCCCCCTCTGGACACCCGCAGCCATTGTTCCCACAACCAGATGGGCATCTTGAGCTGCAGGCCCAGCCAGGCACTCCCCAGGACTCACCTCTACCTGCCCACACACCACCCAGCCACAGTGCCAAGCTGCTGGCTGAGCCTTCCCCAGCCAGGACCGTGCATGATACTCTGCTGCCGGATGGAGACCTTGGTACTGACCTGGACGCCATCAACCCCTCTCTCACCGACTTTGACTTCCAGG GAAATCTGTGGGAGCAGCTGAAGGATGATAGCTTGGCCCTGGACCCCCTGGTACTGGTGACCTCGTCCCCGACCTCATCCTCCATGTTGCCACCCCCACCTCCAGCGCATTGCTTCCCCCCAGGGCCCTGCCTGTCAGAAACAGGCAATGGGGCAGGTGAACTGGCGCCTCCAGGCGACGCGGGCTCCGGGGCCCTGGGAGACCTGCACCTCAGTACCCTGTACTCGGCCTTTGTGGAACTGGAACCCACGCCCTCCTCAGCTGCTGCGGGCCCTGCTGTGTACCTCAGTCCCGGCTCCAAGCCAATGGCTCTGGCTTGA
- the LOC100762193 gene encoding forkhead box protein N1 isoform X4 yields MVSILPPKSDVTLPGATRLEGEPQGDLMQAPGLPGSPAPQSKHVNFSCSSFVPDGPPERAPSLPPHSPSIASPGPEQIQGHCTAGPGPGSFCPSPSDKYPGFGFEEGTAGSPGRFLKSNHMPFHPYKRHFHEDIFPEAQTAMALDGHSFKTPGALEAFEEIPVDVGDAEVFLPGFPAEAWCNGLPYPSQEHSQVLRSEVKVKPPALDSGPSGPGMYCYQPPLQHMYCSSQPAFHQYSPGGGSYAVPYLGSAHYPYQRITPQASADGHQPLFPKPIYSYSILIFMALKNSKTGSLPVSEIYNFMTEHFPYFKTAPDGWKNSVRHNLSLNKCFEKVENKSGSSSRKGCLWALNPSKIDKMQEELQKWKRKDPVAVRKSMAKPEELDSLIGDKREKLGSPLLGCPPPGLAGPGSIRPLAPSAGLSQPLHPMHPAPGPMPGKNPLQDLLGGHAPSCYGQTYQHLSPSLAPSGHPQPLFPQPDGHLELQAQPGTPQDSPLPAHTPPSHSAKLLAEPSPARTVHDTLLPDGDLGTDLDAINPSLTDFDFQGNLWEQLKDDSLALDPLVLVTSSPTSSSMLPPPPPAHCFPPGPCLSETGNGAGELAPPGDAGSGALGDLHLSTLYSAFVELEPTPSSAAAGPAVYLSPGSKPMALA; encoded by the exons ATGGTGTCGATACTCCCTCCGAAGTCTGACGTCACACTGCCAGGTGCCACCCGACTAGAGGGCGAACCCCAAGGGGACCTCATGCAGGCTCCGGGCCTCCCAGGCTCCCCTGCCCCACAGAGC AAGCATGTCAACTTCAGCTGCTCATCATTTGTGCCTGATGGCCCCCCAGAGAGAGCACCCTCACTGCCCCCCCACAGCCCCAGCATTGCATCTCCAGGCCCGGAGCAAATCCAAGGCCACTGCACAGCTGGACCTGGCCCAGGCTCCTTCTGCCCCTCTCCCTCAGACAAGTATCCTGGCTTTGGCTTTGAGGAGGGCACAGCAGGCAGCCCAGGGCGCTTCCTCAAGAGCAACCACATGCCTTTCCACCCCTACAAGAGGCACTTCCATGAGGACATTTTCCCTGAGGCCCAGACGGCCATGGCCCTCGATGGACACTCCTTTAAGACTCCGGGGGCACTGGAAGCCTTCGAGGAGATTCCAGTGGATGTGGGGGATGCCGAGgtcttcctgcctggcttcccGGCAGAGGCTTGGTGCAATGGACTCCCTTACCCCAGCCAGGAACACAGCCAAGTTCTG aggtcagaagtaAAGGTCAAGCCCCCAGCACTGGACAGCGGTCCCAGCGGTCCCGGCATGTACTGCTACCAGCCTCCTTTGCAGCATATGTACTGCTCTTCTCAGCCCGCCTTCCACCAG taCTCCCCAGGCGGAGGCAGCTATGCTGTGCCTTACCTGGGCTCCGCTCACTACCCCTATCAGAGGATCACACCCCAGGCCAGTGCGGACGGGCACCAGCCACTCTTCCCCAAGCCCATCTACTCCTACAG CATCCTCATCTTCATGGCCCTTAAGAACAGTAAGACCGGAAGCCTCCCAGTCAGTGAGATCTACAATTTCATGACAGAGCACTTCCCTTATTTCAAG ACTGCGCCTGATGGCTGGAAGAATTCTGTTCGCCATAACCTGTCTCTCAACAAGTGCTTTGAGAAGGTGGAAAATAAGTCGGGGAGTTCCTCTCGAAAGGGCTGTCTGTGGGCCCTCAATCCTTCCAAGATCGACAAGATGCAGGAGGAGCTGCAGAAGTGGAAGAGGAAGGACCCCGTCGCTGTGCGAAAAAGCATGGCCAAACCAG AAGAGCTGGACAGCCTCATTGGAGACAAAAGGGAGAAACTGGGCTCTCCACTGCTGGGATGTCCACCCCCTGGGCTGGCAGGCCCAGGCTCCATCCGGCCCCTGGCACCCTCAGCTGGTCTCTCCCAGCCTCTGCACCCAATGCACCCAGCTCCAGGCCCCATGCCTGGCAAGAATCCCCTGCAGGACTTACTGGGTGGTCATGCACCCTCCTGCTATGGGCAGACCTACCAACACCTTTCTCCCAGCCTGGCCCCCTCTGGACACCCGCAGCCATTGTTCCCACAACCAGATGGGCATCTTGAGCTGCAGGCCCAGCCAGGCACTCCCCAGGACTCACCTCTACCTGCCCACACACCACCCAGCCACAGTGCCAAGCTGCTGGCTGAGCCTTCCCCAGCCAGGACCGTGCATGATACTCTGCTGCCGGATGGAGACCTTGGTACTGACCTGGACGCCATCAACCCCTCTCTCACCGACTTTGACTTCCAGG GAAATCTGTGGGAGCAGCTGAAGGATGATAGCTTGGCCCTGGACCCCCTGGTACTGGTGACCTCGTCCCCGACCTCATCCTCCATGTTGCCACCCCCACCTCCAGCGCATTGCTTCCCCCCAGGGCCCTGCCTGTCAGAAACAGGCAATGGGGCAGGTGAACTGGCGCCTCCAGGCGACGCGGGCTCCGGGGCCCTGGGAGACCTGCACCTCAGTACCCTGTACTCGGCCTTTGTGGAACTGGAACCCACGCCCTCCTCAGCTGCTGCGGGCCCTGCTGTGTACCTCAGTCCCGGCTCCAAGCCAATGGCTCTGGCTTGA
- the LOC100762193 gene encoding forkhead box protein N1 isoform X5 → MVSILPPKSDVTLPGATRLEGEPQGDLMQAPGLPGSPAPQSHVNFSCSSFVPDGPPERAPSLPPHSPSIASPGPEQIQGHCTAGPGPGSFCPSPSDKYPGFGFEEGTAGSPGRFLKSNHMPFHPYKRHFHEDIFPEAQTAMALDGHSFKTPGALEAFEEIPVDVGDAEVFLPGFPAEAWCNGLPYPSQEHSQVLQRSEVKVKPPALDSGPSGPGMYCYQPPLQHMYCSSQPAFHQYSPGGGSYAVPYLGSAHYPYQRITPQASADGHQPLFPKPIYSYSILIFMALKNSKTGSLPVSEIYNFMTEHFPYFKTAPDGWKNSVRHNLSLNKCFEKVENKSGSSSRKGCLWALNPSKIDKMQEELQKWKRKDPVAVRKSMAKPEELDSLIGDKREKLGSPLLGCPPPGLAGPGSIRPLAPSAGLSQPLHPMHPAPGPMPGKNPLQDLLGGHAPSCYGQTYQHLSPSLAPSGHPQPLFPQPDGHLELQAQPGTPQDSPLPAHTPPSHSAKLLAEPSPARTVHDTLLPDGDLGTDLDAINPSLTDFDFQGNLWEQLKDDSLALDPLVLVTSSPTSSSMLPPPPPAHCFPPGPCLSETGNGAGELAPPGDAGSGALGDLHLSTLYSAFVELEPTPSSAAAGPAVYLSPGSKPMALA, encoded by the exons ATGGTGTCGATACTCCCTCCGAAGTCTGACGTCACACTGCCAGGTGCCACCCGACTAGAGGGCGAACCCCAAGGGGACCTCATGCAGGCTCCGGGCCTCCCAGGCTCCCCTGCCCCACAGAGC CATGTCAACTTCAGCTGCTCATCATTTGTGCCTGATGGCCCCCCAGAGAGAGCACCCTCACTGCCCCCCCACAGCCCCAGCATTGCATCTCCAGGCCCGGAGCAAATCCAAGGCCACTGCACAGCTGGACCTGGCCCAGGCTCCTTCTGCCCCTCTCCCTCAGACAAGTATCCTGGCTTTGGCTTTGAGGAGGGCACAGCAGGCAGCCCAGGGCGCTTCCTCAAGAGCAACCACATGCCTTTCCACCCCTACAAGAGGCACTTCCATGAGGACATTTTCCCTGAGGCCCAGACGGCCATGGCCCTCGATGGACACTCCTTTAAGACTCCGGGGGCACTGGAAGCCTTCGAGGAGATTCCAGTGGATGTGGGGGATGCCGAGgtcttcctgcctggcttcccGGCAGAGGCTTGGTGCAATGGACTCCCTTACCCCAGCCAGGAACACAGCCAAGTTCTG cagaggtcagaagtaAAGGTCAAGCCCCCAGCACTGGACAGCGGTCCCAGCGGTCCCGGCATGTACTGCTACCAGCCTCCTTTGCAGCATATGTACTGCTCTTCTCAGCCCGCCTTCCACCAG taCTCCCCAGGCGGAGGCAGCTATGCTGTGCCTTACCTGGGCTCCGCTCACTACCCCTATCAGAGGATCACACCCCAGGCCAGTGCGGACGGGCACCAGCCACTCTTCCCCAAGCCCATCTACTCCTACAG CATCCTCATCTTCATGGCCCTTAAGAACAGTAAGACCGGAAGCCTCCCAGTCAGTGAGATCTACAATTTCATGACAGAGCACTTCCCTTATTTCAAG ACTGCGCCTGATGGCTGGAAGAATTCTGTTCGCCATAACCTGTCTCTCAACAAGTGCTTTGAGAAGGTGGAAAATAAGTCGGGGAGTTCCTCTCGAAAGGGCTGTCTGTGGGCCCTCAATCCTTCCAAGATCGACAAGATGCAGGAGGAGCTGCAGAAGTGGAAGAGGAAGGACCCCGTCGCTGTGCGAAAAAGCATGGCCAAACCAG AAGAGCTGGACAGCCTCATTGGAGACAAAAGGGAGAAACTGGGCTCTCCACTGCTGGGATGTCCACCCCCTGGGCTGGCAGGCCCAGGCTCCATCCGGCCCCTGGCACCCTCAGCTGGTCTCTCCCAGCCTCTGCACCCAATGCACCCAGCTCCAGGCCCCATGCCTGGCAAGAATCCCCTGCAGGACTTACTGGGTGGTCATGCACCCTCCTGCTATGGGCAGACCTACCAACACCTTTCTCCCAGCCTGGCCCCCTCTGGACACCCGCAGCCATTGTTCCCACAACCAGATGGGCATCTTGAGCTGCAGGCCCAGCCAGGCACTCCCCAGGACTCACCTCTACCTGCCCACACACCACCCAGCCACAGTGCCAAGCTGCTGGCTGAGCCTTCCCCAGCCAGGACCGTGCATGATACTCTGCTGCCGGATGGAGACCTTGGTACTGACCTGGACGCCATCAACCCCTCTCTCACCGACTTTGACTTCCAGG GAAATCTGTGGGAGCAGCTGAAGGATGATAGCTTGGCCCTGGACCCCCTGGTACTGGTGACCTCGTCCCCGACCTCATCCTCCATGTTGCCACCCCCACCTCCAGCGCATTGCTTCCCCCCAGGGCCCTGCCTGTCAGAAACAGGCAATGGGGCAGGTGAACTGGCGCCTCCAGGCGACGCGGGCTCCGGGGCCCTGGGAGACCTGCACCTCAGTACCCTGTACTCGGCCTTTGTGGAACTGGAACCCACGCCCTCCTCAGCTGCTGCGGGCCCTGCTGTGTACCTCAGTCCCGGCTCCAAGCCAATGGCTCTGGCTTGA